GAACGGAACGACGAGCGCCTGAAAGTTGTCGACATATCCCAACCAAGAGCAGATGACATACGCAAAGATAAAGAAGACCTGAATGGGCAGCATCATCGTGGCGAGCGTCATGCCAAAGAGAATGCGTTTTCCACGAAAGCGCAGCTTGGCGAACGCATACCCCGCAAGCAAGTTGTGCGCCACTGCAAGAACCGTCGTGACAACCGCAACGCTTGTACTCATCCAATAAAAATCGCCAAGTTGGGCGGTTTCGAGTGCCTTGCGATAGTTTTCCCATTGCCAGCCGTGCTGCGGCAGGATAGTGGCCAGCGTAGGCATCTGCCCGGCTTCGAGGTCGGTCTTGAGGCTGGTGAGCACCATCCAGACGAACGGGATGAGCATGCTCAGCGCAAAGGCGTACACCACCACGTGAGCGATCGCCCGCCACACCACCCCCGGCCGACTGAACGCGCGACTATCCATGGTCAGCGTGTCCCCCTTCTGCGGCCGAACCACGCCAGTTGCCCAGCTGTCGCCAGGAGCGTCATGGCAAAGATCAACACTCCGATGGCGGCTGCATACCCATACGCGCCATACGTGAACTGTCGGTAGATTTCGAGATTCAGAACGGTGGTGTAGGGAGTTTCTGATCGCCCGGTCATGATGAACACGAGGTCGAAGACCTGAAGCGCGCCGATGACGCCAGTGACCAGCAGAAAAGTGGTCATCGGACCAACCATCGGCCATGTGATGCTGCGCACGACTTCGAAGCGAGATGCACCGTCGAGAGCAGCGGCTTCGTACAGGCTTCGCGGGACACTCTGGAGCGACGCGAGATAGAGCACCGCGCAGAACCCGATGCTGCGCCAGATCTGCACAACCACGATCCAGAACAACGGCCAGTACCCATCGATAAGCCATCGCGGCGTCGCCGAAATTCCCAACCCACTCAGCGCCCAGTTGAGAAGCCCCGCTTCGTCGTTGAGCACCCACCGCCACACGAATCCGATCGCAACAATCGAGACAATCGTGGGCATGAAGATCATTGTGCGCACAAGGGTGCGGCCTCGAAACCACGGCGCATCGAGCAACACCGCAATGACAAACGCGATCAACACCGACACAGGAACCGTCGCAGCGACGAAGACAATCGTGTTGAAGATGCCGGCAGAGATGTTGGGATCGACCATCAGTCGGCGGAAGTTGGCAAGCCCCACCCATGTCGGCAGTTGCCAGCCGGTCTCACTGGTCCACAATGCCCCGCCGCTCCACTGAAAAAACCCGAGCAGCAACCCCGCAACAGTCGGCAAAAGCACAAACGTGGTCAGCACAATCACGGGAAGTGTGAGAAACCCGTAAGCGGGCACGTTGTGTTCGTTGACGCGAGCCACGATGCGGACAGTCCCTTTCGCCTGCGAGGACAAGAAACGGTGCGAACGATGAACGCTCGCTTGCACACCTCGACTTCAAGAACGACGAGCGCTCCCCACAAGCGCCATCCAACCTTCGTAATGCTGCCCGACGCTTTCCTGAGGCCCGACGAGTTTGATGAAGACATTGCCGCGCCCGGTTTGGACAATCGCCCCGAGCACAACCCACCCAGCACGCGGCGTGGCGACACCAGAACCCGGCATGCCATCCATGTAAGTGCCTCGAAGTTCAACCATTGTGACGGCAAGGCCATTGATCGTTTGCTGTTCTATCTTTGGCTGAGCGGTACGCCCGGTTGTGTCTGTGACCTGTGCTGCCCATCGGTTGATGTTCGCGTCGATCGAACCCCCAGCGACGCTGAATGTCGTCAGGCAGTCCCCGACGTGCAGTTCAGCAGCCCGCATCGCGTTAGCCGGTTCTACCGAACGCCAACCGTTCGGGATCGCGAACGCAACGCCGCCGACTTCAACAGTGTCCGAACCCGCGAGCCGACCCGCGGCTGCTGTGGTCGAGGCATCGCGATTGCGAACCGAATCCGCCAGATCCCGCCCCGCTGCTGCGGACTTGCCGAGCGAGGACTGGGGCTGATCGATCAGACTCGCGCCCGGTTGAGCATTTGAACTTGACGACTCCTCGCACCCGCCCAGGAGTGCGATCGCACCGCTGGCGGAGATCAACATGGCCACACTCGCTGCCAACCTCTTGGGGGACTGTTCAGGTTTCATGCCCACAGCGTAGCGAAGATTGGCGGCCGGTGCATGCGGTTTCTGCTAGGGGACGTGACTTATTCGGCGCGCGTTCAGGATCGGCCAAGCACTTGTGCGGGAGCGCGCGGGCCTCTATCCTGCTGCCTGCCCCACACATCGAGGAGTGCGCATGACCAAGTATCGCTCCACCCCGGACCAGAACCTCAAAGGCATGCCATCGGGTGTGCCATTCATCATCGGCAACGAACTGGCCGAGCGATTTTCGTTCTATGGGATGAAGGGGATACTTGTCACCTTTATGACTCTGCACATGCTCAACGCAATGGGCGAATCTGCGAACATGACTGAGTCTGAAGCCAAAGCCTGGTACCACGCATTCACCGGGCTTGCGTATACGTTTCCGATTCTGGGGGCACTTGTTGCGGACGTGTTCTGGGGAAAGTACAAGACAATCTTGATCATCAGTTTGATGTATTGCGTCGGTCATGCGTGTCTGGCGGTGATGGACTATGCCCCGGCAATGGGAATGGGCATGAAGCCGTGGCTGCTCGCAGGCATGCTCTTTATCGCGATCGGAGCAGGCGCAATCAAGTCGTGTGTGTCGGCGCATGTCGGCGACCAGTTTGGATCTGGCAACAAGCGTCTGCTTGCGATCGTCTTCAACTGGTTCTACTTCTCGATCAATGTCGGCGCAGCGGTCTCCAACCTGCTGACCCCAAAGCTCCTTGAAGGAATCAAGATCGGCACGGACACTCAAACCGGCGAGGCGATCGTCTTTGGAGGGCCATGGATCGCCTTTGGATTGCCTGGAGTTCTCATGGCACTCGCAACGTTCGTGTTCTGGCTTGGACGCAACAAGTTCATTCATGTGCCACCCGCAGGTTGGCAAAAATTCAAGCAGGAAACCTTCAGCCCAGAAGGGATTCAGGCGCTCAAGTCTCTGGCGCCCTTGTTTGTCGTATTCGTGATGATGTTCTGGGCGATTTTCGACCAGACTGGCTCCGCTTGGGTGCTGCAAGCGCGACAGATGGACAGAAACTTTCTCGGGGTCGAGTGGCTCGAAGCTCAGATTCAGTTCGTCAACCCCATACTCATTCTGACCGGCATTCCGTTCTTCGCCTATGTTGTGTATCCGCTGATGGGAAAGTTTTTTGACCCAACCCCACTACGCAAGATCGGAATCGGGTTCGTGCTCGCTGCACTCGCATTCGCAATCAGCGCCTGGATCGAATCACAGATTCAGTCGGGCAAGACACCGAACATCGGATGGCAGTTTGTGGCATACCTTGTGCTGACGGCGGCAGAAATTCTCGTGTCGATCGTCTGCCTGGAGTTCGCATACACACAAAGTCCTCCCAAGATGAAAAGCTTCGTCATGGGCATATATTTTCTCGGCGTCGCGGTGGGAAACTACTTCGCAATGGGAGTCAACTGGGTACTTGAGAGCACCAAAAACGCCGAGGGACAGACGCTGCTTGAAGGCGCAAACTACTACTGGTTCTTCGCAGCGATGATGATGATCACCTTTTTCGCCTATCTTGTCTTCGCCAAGTATTTCTACAAAGGCCGCGTCTACATCCAGGGCGAGGCAACCATCACCGCACGCGCCGAAGCCGAAGCACCCGACGCCCGATAGAACCGGTCCATCACCTGACCGACTTTCCCCGCGTGAGTTCCGCCGCGTTCTCTCGCTTGAACACATCGGACTTGAACTCGATGGACACGCCGCGCGACCGTACCTGACTTCCTCCCCGGAGACCTCACCCATGGGAACCCCAGCTGCACGTGTGACTGACATGACCGCCACCGGCGACCCCATCACCGGACCAGGCGTGGCCACCGTCATGATCGGCAAAATGCCCGCCTCGGTCATGGGCGATGTCGTGTCCGGAGGTGTCTGCGTTGGTGCGGTAGTGATGGGAAGTGCGACGGTCCTGATCGGCGGCCGGCCTGCGACCAAACTCGGCTCGTCGGTTGCTGGTGCCAACCCCACCAGCGGCGTCCCCGTGTCCACCAGCGTCCTGACCCCGTGCTGCCCAACCGTCCTCATCGGGGGCTGATCGCGCTGGCCGCGCACCGCCTGGTCGCCGTTTCGTCGAGCCTGTAGCGCACCGTACCGCTCGTGCGCTGCGCCCCGAGGCGGTCATAGAACCGCAGCGCCCCCTCGTTGGCCTCGACCGCCGACCACTCCATGCCCATGAATCCCTCGCGGACAGCCAGCCCCGCCAGCAGCGCCATCGCTGCCCGTCCAAAGCCGCGACCGCGAAACTCGGACGCGATGACAATGTCGTCGATATAGAGCCGGGCGGTGCCCGCAAATGTGGACACGACCGCGCTCACCCACGCATGCCCGACGCGCTCAGCCCCGCGCCCATCGCGCTCCACGAGCACAAAGCACCGCCCCATCGGCCTGGGCCCGAAGAGCAACCGCGCCAGATCCGCCTCGCTCGCTGTCACCGCCTCGGGCCGCCCCTCGACCGCAGCCAGATCGCGCGTCAGCGCCAGCACGAATGGCAAATCTGTCGCAGCAGCAGGACGCAGTTCAAGGCTCATGGACAAGCGTAGAACCACTCTCGCCCGCGCCGTTACTGCCACAACCACATGGCCAGAGCAAACAGCCCCAGCGCCATGACATGAATCCCCCAGATCCCGATCGCAAACAGCGCCTGCCGCCGCGTCGTCCACGCCATGATCCGCTGGCGATGCCGATACATCACGACCACCATCGCCGCACTGAAAAACCCGAACACATCGGCACCCAACACCGGCCACGGCAGCGTCTGCGACGACCGCTGCTGCCACAGAGTCGCGCCAACCGGAATCAGCACAAACACCGCCGCAACCCCCGAGAAACACCCCGGCGCCATCGCCAGCACCAGCCATCCAAACATGGCTCGCGGAGAACCGATCTTGAGCACCAGTTTCTCGCCGCACTCTGGACACACTGCGGCCTTGGCATCGCGCAGGTCATAGCCGCAGCGCGGACACCCGACCGATCGCCCGCGCAGAAACGCAACCACCTCAGCCTGCGCTTGCCCCGCATCCTGCCCCGCCGCCATGCCTGTGCCGTCGTCCAAACCCCAACCCTCCAGCCGATCGCGCCACACTTCAACGCACCGCACCGGCACCAGGTTCGATTGTACAGAGACCACCAGACAAGGGTCCTGCCCCGGCACCCGGCAGGGGGCCGCCCTGACGCCCTCAATAAACGGGATGGGCGCACACCGATGCCCACCCTGCTTTCCAGAGCCGCTCCCCATGCAAAGAATTCTCATCCCCCTGCCGCGCATCGGGCGTTTTCCGGTATCATGAATCGTGCCGGGTCGCTGGCGCACCATGGGCTGGGAAGGAGTTGGTCATGCTCAGCACAAATCAGACAAATGTATCCAACGCCTCAGCCTATCTGATAATCTTGCTGCGGCTGGCCTGTGCCTTGCCCCTGGCACTGCTCTCCGTACCCGCAGCACACGCAGGTGATGAGTGCCAGCCGCAGTGGGTGACCGACTCCGCGTGCCTGCCGGGTCTCAATGGCACCGTCTACACCGCCGCAGTCTGGGATGACGGCACCGGCAAGGCTCTGTATGTCGGCGGATCCTTCACCATCGCCGGTTGCACTCAGGCCTCCAACATCGCCCGCTGGGACGGCTCATCGTGGCAGGCGCTCGGTGCCGGCATCAACTACGCCGTGGTCACCCTGAGCGTCTTCGACGATGGCTCAGGCTCGGCGCTCTACGCCGGTGGCGGCTTCTGGCAGGCAGGCCCGAGCACCGCAAACCGCATCGCCCGCTGGGACGGCTCAACATGGTCGCCCCTCGGCTCAGGCATGAACGACTGGGTCCGCTCCCTCGCGGTCTTCGACGACGGCTCGGGCCCGGCGCTCTACGCCGGCGGCAGCTTCACGCACGCAGGCGGGAGCGCGGCCAACCGCATCGCTCGCTGGGACGGCTCAACATGGTCGCCCCTCGGCTCGGGCATCAACGGCGATGTCTACGCCCTCACAGCCTTTAGCGACACCCCGACCGGCGAGCCCGCGCTGTATGCCGGCGGCTTCTTCACTCAAGCGGGCGGCACACCGGCCAACGCCATCGCACGCTGGAACGGCTCGGCTTGGTCGCCGCTAGGGTCGGGCATGAGCAACGGCTTCGTCCTCACCCTGACAGCCTTCGACGATGGCAGCGGCGGGGGTCCGGTGCTGCATGCCGGTGGCTTCTTCACGCACGCGGGCGGAACCACAGCCAACTCCATCGCGCGCTGGAACGGCTCAGCATGGTCGCCCCTGGCTTCGGGTATGAACGAACGGGTCCGCAGCCTGAGCGTCTTCGACGATGGCTCGGGCCCGGCGCTCTACGCAGGCGGACAGTTCACCCTCGCAGGCGGCAGCCCGGCCAACACCATCGCACGCTGGGACGGCTCGGCATGGTCGCCGCTGGGCTCAGGGTTCAGCGGCAGCGTCAATGGAATTTTGCCCTCCGTCCGCACCCTGAGCATCTTCGACACCGGCCAAGGCCCGACGCTCTACGCAGGCGGCACGTTTACGCAGACTGGTCAAAGCCCGGCCTACCACTTCGCCCACTGGCTGCCGCGCCCGCCCTGCCCGGCTGATCTGAACAATGACTGCGCCCTCGACTTCTTCGACGTCTCCGCTTTCCTGGCCGCATTTTCAGCTTCCGATCCGATCGCGGACTTCAACAGCGATGGCAACTTCGACTTCTTTGATGCGCTCGCATACCTCACAGCCTTCGGTGCCGGATGCCCGTGAGCGTAATCTTGTTCTGAGTCAACGGATAT
This is a stretch of genomic DNA from Phycisphaeraceae bacterium. It encodes these proteins:
- a CDS encoding GNAT family N-acetyltransferase — its product is MSLELRPAAATDLPFVLALTRDLAAVEGRPEAVTASEADLARLLFGPRPMGRCFVLVERDGRGAERVGHAWVSAVVSTFAGTARLYIDDIVIASEFRGRGFGRAAMALLAGLAVREGFMGMEWSAVEANEGALRFYDRLGAQRTSGTVRYRLDETATRRCAASAISPR
- a CDS encoding PAAR domain-containing protein; this encodes MGTPAARVTDMTATGDPITGPGVATVMIGKMPASVMGDVVSGGVCVGAVVMGSATVLIGGRPATKLGSSVAGANPTSGVPVSTSVLTPCCPTVLIGG
- a CDS encoding carbohydrate ABC transporter permease, with the translated sequence MDSRAFSRPGVVWRAIAHVVVYAFALSMLIPFVWMVLTSLKTDLEAGQMPTLATILPQHGWQWENYRKALETAQLGDFYWMSTSVAVVTTVLAVAHNLLAGYAFAKLRFRGKRILFGMTLATMMLPIQVFFIFAYVICSWLGYVDNFQALVVPFLVSGFGIFYMRQAISSVPDDLIDAARMDGMGEFDIVWMVVRPIVWPSIAALGIFSFVNSWNSFFWPLIVIDSLKNKTLPLAIADLSNNMYFSAWPVTMAAGTMLVVPLVLVFFLAQRAFVQGVAMTGLKE
- a CDS encoding sugar ABC transporter permease codes for the protein MARVNEHNVPAYGFLTLPVIVLTTFVLLPTVAGLLLGFFQWSGGALWTSETGWQLPTWVGLANFRRLMVDPNISAGIFNTIVFVAATVPVSVLIAFVIAVLLDAPWFRGRTLVRTMIFMPTIVSIVAIGFVWRWVLNDEAGLLNWALSGLGISATPRWLIDGYWPLFWIVVVQIWRSIGFCAVLYLASLQSVPRSLYEAAALDGASRFEVVRSITWPMVGPMTTFLLVTGVIGALQVFDLVFIMTGRSETPYTTVLNLEIYRQFTYGAYGYAAAIGVLIFAMTLLATAGQLAWFGRRRGTR
- a CDS encoding zinc ribbon domain-containing protein, coding for MDDGTGMAAGQDAGQAQAEVVAFLRGRSVGCPRCGYDLRDAKAAVCPECGEKLVLKIGSPRAMFGWLVLAMAPGCFSGVAAVFVLIPVGATLWQQRSSQTLPWPVLGADVFGFFSAAMVVVMYRHRQRIMAWTTRRQALFAIGIWGIHVMALGLFALAMWLWQ
- a CDS encoding POT family MFS transporter; translated protein: MTKYRSTPDQNLKGMPSGVPFIIGNELAERFSFYGMKGILVTFMTLHMLNAMGESANMTESEAKAWYHAFTGLAYTFPILGALVADVFWGKYKTILIISLMYCVGHACLAVMDYAPAMGMGMKPWLLAGMLFIAIGAGAIKSCVSAHVGDQFGSGNKRLLAIVFNWFYFSINVGAAVSNLLTPKLLEGIKIGTDTQTGEAIVFGGPWIAFGLPGVLMALATFVFWLGRNKFIHVPPAGWQKFKQETFSPEGIQALKSLAPLFVVFVMMFWAIFDQTGSAWVLQARQMDRNFLGVEWLEAQIQFVNPILILTGIPFFAYVVYPLMGKFFDPTPLRKIGIGFVLAALAFAISAWIESQIQSGKTPNIGWQFVAYLVLTAAEILVSIVCLEFAYTQSPPKMKSFVMGIYFLGVAVGNYFAMGVNWVLESTKNAEGQTLLEGANYYWFFAAMMMITFFAYLVFAKYFYKGRVYIQGEATITARAEAEAPDAR